A genomic window from Paraburkholderia phytofirmans OLGA172 includes:
- a CDS encoding NAD-dependent succinate-semialdehyde dehydrogenase, whose translation MNEFLRTGHYIDGEWYESASTYPVLNPATGEVIAQVAKGGAPETMQAVAAAERAFPVWRSITAKERGARVRRWGELMLENRGALAELLTREQGKPLAEARGEVGYAASFLEWFAEEAKRSYGDVIPSPNPNAKIIVTREPVGVVAAITPWNFPLAMITRKAGPALAAGCTMVLKPSEETPLSALALAALAEKAGIPPGVFNIVSGDAVAIGGVLTESEVVRKLSFTGSTRVGKLLAKQSADTLKKLSLELGGNAPFIVFDDADIDAAVQGAMASKFRNTGQTCVCVNRFYVQDGVYDAFTQELTQAVRKMRIGNALQGEVEQGPLINQAALKKVGAHVADALQKGAKVLTGGKPHALGGTFYEPTVLIDASKSMLIAAEETFGPVAACFRFKTENEAVAAANDTPFGLSAYFYTRDLARAWRVAEALESGMVGINEGILSTEVAPFGGVKQSGLGREGSKYGLDEYTELKYMMMGGLGR comes from the coding sequence GTGAACGAATTTCTTCGAACCGGGCATTACATAGATGGCGAGTGGTACGAAAGCGCGAGCACGTATCCCGTTCTGAATCCTGCAACGGGCGAGGTGATCGCTCAAGTCGCCAAGGGCGGCGCCCCGGAAACGATGCAAGCCGTCGCCGCGGCGGAGCGAGCCTTTCCGGTATGGCGCTCGATAACAGCCAAAGAACGTGGCGCGCGTGTCAGACGCTGGGGCGAGTTGATGCTCGAAAACCGCGGCGCGCTCGCCGAACTGCTGACCCGCGAACAAGGCAAACCGCTCGCCGAAGCACGTGGCGAAGTCGGCTATGCGGCGAGCTTCCTCGAATGGTTCGCCGAGGAAGCCAAGCGCAGTTATGGCGACGTGATCCCGAGCCCGAATCCGAACGCGAAGATCATCGTGACACGCGAACCGGTCGGCGTGGTCGCGGCGATCACGCCGTGGAATTTCCCGCTCGCGATGATTACGCGCAAGGCCGGCCCGGCGCTCGCGGCAGGCTGCACGATGGTGCTCAAGCCTTCTGAAGAAACGCCGTTGTCCGCCTTGGCGCTGGCGGCACTGGCAGAGAAGGCCGGCATTCCACCCGGCGTGTTCAACATCGTTTCCGGCGATGCAGTCGCGATCGGCGGCGTGCTGACTGAGTCGGAGGTGGTGCGCAAGCTGTCGTTCACCGGCTCGACGCGCGTCGGCAAACTGCTCGCAAAGCAGTCGGCGGATACGCTGAAGAAGCTGTCTTTGGAGCTTGGCGGCAATGCGCCCTTCATCGTATTCGACGATGCAGATATCGACGCCGCCGTGCAGGGCGCGATGGCGTCGAAATTCCGCAACACCGGGCAGACCTGCGTGTGCGTGAACCGCTTCTACGTGCAGGACGGCGTCTACGACGCGTTCACGCAGGAGCTGACACAAGCCGTGCGGAAGATGCGAATCGGCAACGCGCTGCAAGGCGAGGTTGAGCAAGGCCCGCTGATCAACCAGGCGGCGCTGAAGAAGGTGGGGGCGCACGTCGCCGACGCGTTGCAGAAAGGCGCGAAGGTGCTGACCGGCGGCAAACCGCACGCACTCGGCGGCACATTCTATGAGCCGACCGTGCTGATCGATGCGTCGAAGTCGATGCTGATCGCCGCGGAAGAAACCTTCGGCCCGGTGGCGGCGTGCTTTCGCTTCAAGACTGAAAACGAAGCCGTCGCGGCAGCCAACGACACACCGTTCGGCCTCTCCGCCTATTTCTATACGCGTGATTTGGCGCGTGCATGGCGCGTTGCGGAAGCGCTGGAGAGCGGCATGGTCGGCATTAACGAAGGGATTCTGTCGACCGAAGTCGCGCCGTTCGGCGGCGTCAAGCAATCGGGCCTCGGCCGTGAAGGTTCGAAGTATGGGCTCGATGAATACACGGAACTGAAGTACATGATGATGGGCGGGCTCGGGCGCTGA
- a CDS encoding GntP family permease, with the protein MSFVIVLAALAFLMFAAYRGYSVILFAPIAALGAVLLTDPGAVAPVFSGIFMEKMVGFVKLYFPVFLLGAVFGKVIELSGFSESIVAAAIRYIGRSRANAVIVAVCALLTYGGVSLFVVVFAVYPFAAELYRQSNIPKRLMPGAIALGAFSFTMDSLPGTPQIQNIIPTTFFKTTSWAAPTLGVIGSLFIIAVGLTYLEWRRRAAMATGEGYGTDLHNEPERVESKQLPHPLLAVAPLVLVGVANFLLTRWIPNWYGAAYTITPDILPGIHAPVTTTIKSVVAIWAVEGALLLGIVMVVVTAFGRVRERFAAGTKAAVAGALLASLNTASEYGFGGVIAALPGFLVVSDALKSIPNPLVNAAVSVSSLAGITGSASGGMSIALAAMSDTFIKGAEAAHIPMEVLHRVVAMASGGMDTLPHNGAVITLLAVTGLTHRQSYRDIFAVTVIKTMAVFFVIAVYYMTGLV; encoded by the coding sequence ATGTCCTTTGTTATCGTCCTCGCCGCGCTGGCGTTTCTGATGTTTGCCGCGTATCGCGGCTACAGCGTCATTCTGTTTGCGCCGATCGCCGCCCTCGGCGCGGTGCTGCTGACCGATCCGGGCGCCGTCGCGCCGGTATTTTCCGGCATCTTCATGGAGAAGATGGTCGGCTTCGTGAAGCTTTACTTCCCTGTGTTTCTGCTGGGCGCGGTGTTCGGCAAGGTTATCGAACTCTCCGGTTTCTCGGAGTCGATCGTGGCTGCGGCCATCCGCTATATTGGCCGCTCGCGCGCCAATGCGGTGATCGTCGCGGTGTGCGCATTGCTCACTTATGGCGGCGTATCGCTGTTCGTGGTGGTGTTCGCCGTGTATCCGTTCGCGGCCGAGCTGTACCGCCAGAGCAATATTCCGAAACGCCTGATGCCTGGCGCGATCGCGCTTGGCGCGTTCTCGTTCACGATGGATTCGCTGCCGGGTACGCCGCAGATCCAGAACATTATCCCGACCACCTTCTTCAAGACGACGTCCTGGGCCGCGCCCACGCTTGGCGTGATCGGCTCGCTGTTCATCATCGCGGTTGGCCTCACGTATCTGGAATGGCGCCGCCGCGCGGCGATGGCGACCGGCGAAGGCTACGGCACGGATCTGCACAACGAGCCGGAGCGCGTCGAATCGAAGCAACTGCCGCATCCGCTGCTGGCGGTGGCGCCGCTGGTGCTGGTCGGCGTGGCGAACTTCCTGCTGACCCGCTGGATTCCGAACTGGTACGGCGCGGCTTACACCATCACACCGGACATCCTGCCGGGCATCCATGCGCCTGTTACAACGACGATCAAAAGCGTGGTCGCAATCTGGGCCGTTGAAGGCGCACTGCTGCTCGGCATCGTGATGGTCGTGGTGACGGCGTTCGGCCGCGTTCGCGAACGTTTCGCGGCCGGCACCAAGGCAGCGGTGGCAGGCGCACTGCTGGCTTCGTTGAATACGGCGTCGGAGTATGGCTTCGGCGGCGTGATCGCGGCTTTGCCGGGCTTCCTCGTGGTCAGCGATGCGCTGAAGAGCATTCCGAACCCGCTCGTCAATGCCGCGGTTTCGGTGAGCTCGCTGGCCGGTATCACGGGTTCGGCATCGGGCGGTATGAGCATCGCGCTCGCGGCCATGTCCGACACGTTCATCAAGGGCGCGGAAGCGGCGCATATTCCGATGGAAGTGCTGCACCGCGTCGTCGCCATGGCGAGCGGCGGGATGGATACGCTCCCGCATAACGGCGCGGTGATTACGCTGCTAGCGGTGACGGGGCTGACGCACCGCCAGTCGTACCGCGATATCTTCGCGGTGACGGTGATCAAGACGATGGCGGTTTTCTTTGTGATCGCGGTGTATTACATGACCGGGCTGGTTTGA
- a CDS encoding sigma-54 interaction domain-containing protein, protein MMNDWAGLPATYGDVLRRAMDSLFRTFENFSEGTFIVDAEARVVWINKRYAARFGFADPEQAIGRDCEEVIPNSLMREVVNTGKPILLDILETDREPLVVTRLPLKDDAGETVGAVGFALFDELKALTPLFSHYSRVQEELIATRRSLAQARRAKYTFGSFVGTSAASLEVKRRARRAAQLESPVLLLGETGTGKELLAHAIHGGSARANQPFVTVNVAAIPDTLLEVEFFGAAPGAYTGADRKGRVGKFELANGGTLFLDEIGGMPLPLQGKLLRVLQDKEFEPLGSNRIVRADVRIIAATSADLRALVAAGRFRADLFYRLNVLTIQAPALRERSSDIEALAYAMLEDLSMQARGASHFELQDDALRLLCSYGWPGNVRELRNTLERAVVLSDSERIDARALAPFIGPAAHGGHRPHLSSAVSGAHALDAAAGATSGLSEATSWSDAMATFEKRFLSDALRANGGRVIETAVQIGMGRATLYKKIAAYGIEV, encoded by the coding sequence ATGATGAACGACTGGGCGGGCCTTCCTGCCACCTACGGCGACGTACTCCGCCGGGCGATGGATTCGCTTTTCCGTACGTTCGAAAACTTCAGCGAAGGGACGTTCATCGTCGACGCCGAGGCGCGCGTCGTGTGGATCAACAAGCGCTACGCGGCGCGCTTCGGTTTTGCGGACCCGGAGCAGGCAATCGGCCGGGATTGTGAGGAGGTGATTCCCAACAGCCTGATGCGGGAGGTCGTGAACACCGGCAAACCGATTCTGCTCGACATCCTCGAAACGGACCGCGAGCCGCTCGTCGTGACGCGGCTGCCGCTTAAAGACGATGCGGGCGAAACGGTCGGCGCAGTGGGCTTCGCGTTGTTCGATGAGCTGAAGGCGCTCACGCCGCTTTTTTCCCACTACTCGCGCGTGCAGGAGGAACTGATCGCGACCCGCCGGTCGCTCGCGCAGGCAAGACGGGCGAAGTACACGTTCGGCAGTTTTGTCGGCACGAGCGCGGCCAGTCTCGAAGTGAAGCGCCGGGCGCGCCGCGCTGCGCAACTCGAGTCACCGGTGCTGTTGCTCGGCGAAACCGGCACGGGCAAGGAACTGCTGGCGCATGCCATTCACGGCGGGTCGGCGCGGGCGAATCAGCCGTTCGTGACCGTCAACGTCGCGGCGATTCCGGACACCTTGCTCGAAGTCGAATTCTTTGGCGCCGCGCCCGGCGCCTATACCGGCGCCGACCGGAAGGGACGTGTCGGCAAGTTCGAGCTCGCGAACGGCGGCACGCTGTTTCTCGATGAAATCGGCGGCATGCCGCTGCCTTTGCAGGGCAAGCTGTTGCGCGTGCTGCAGGACAAGGAGTTCGAGCCGCTTGGCTCGAACCGGATCGTGCGCGCGGATGTGCGGATCATCGCCGCGACCTCGGCCGACTTGCGAGCGTTGGTCGCGGCAGGTCGTTTTCGCGCGGACCTGTTCTATCGGCTGAACGTGTTGACGATCCAGGCGCCGGCACTTCGCGAGCGCTCGTCCGATATCGAAGCGCTTGCCTACGCCATGCTCGAGGACCTGTCGATGCAGGCGCGCGGCGCCAGTCACTTCGAATTGCAGGACGACGCGTTGCGGCTGCTGTGTTCGTACGGGTGGCCTGGCAACGTGCGCGAGTTGCGCAACACGCTGGAGCGGGCGGTGGTGCTCTCGGACAGCGAGCGAATCGATGCGCGTGCGCTGGCGCCGTTCATCGGTCCGGCAGCACACGGCGGCCATCGTCCGCACCTGTCCAGCGCGGTCTCTGGCGCGCACGCTTTAGACGCGGCTGCCGGGGCGACTTCGGGGTTGTCTGAAGCGACGTCGTGGAGCGACGCCATGGCTACGTTCGAAAAGCGCTTCCTGAGCGACGCTTTGCGCGCCAACGGTGGACGCGTGATCGAGACGGCGGTGCAGATCGGCATGGGCCGCGCGACGCTCTACAAGAAGATCGCGGCATACGGCATCGAGGTGTGA
- a CDS encoding H-NS family nucleoid-associated regulatory protein, which translates to MATFQQLESRIKKLTDQAELMRQRRVDAVVMNICSLMSEFGLTLADIERVARRKEGKKVERTAKASGSKRPTTDTSGKATAAKSGAKKVTSGQTIKYLDPDSGATWSGVGRPPSWIKDAPNRDAFLNSGAGKSGSKKKNAGR; encoded by the coding sequence ATGGCTACGTTTCAGCAACTTGAGTCGCGGATCAAGAAATTAACAGATCAGGCTGAGCTGATGCGTCAGAGGAGGGTTGACGCAGTCGTAATGAACATCTGTAGCTTGATGTCAGAGTTCGGGTTGACCCTCGCAGATATCGAAAGGGTTGCTCGCCGGAAGGAGGGCAAGAAAGTTGAACGGACCGCTAAAGCTTCCGGTTCTAAACGGCCGACAACGGATACCTCTGGCAAGGCGACGGCCGCGAAATCTGGCGCGAAAAAAGTGACGTCCGGGCAGACGATAAAGTATCTTGATCCGGATAGTGGCGCGACATGGAGCGGGGTAGGGCGGCCGCCGTCGTGGATTAAGGACGCCCCGAATCGTGACGCCTTCCTGAACAGTGGCGCGGGCAAAAGCGGAAGCAAAAAGAAAAATGCGGGAAGGTGA
- a CDS encoding H-NS family nucleoid-associated regulatory protein translates to MASYKQLTAQLEKLHKEVAAAREKEIAQAIADIKQKVAEYDLTAEELGFTSMRATARKTASVAKYRNPKTGETWSGRGRSPGWLAGKNRERFLIEG, encoded by the coding sequence ATGGCCTCATATAAACAGTTGACTGCTCAGCTCGAAAAACTCCACAAGGAAGTCGCGGCGGCGCGCGAAAAAGAAATCGCGCAGGCGATCGCCGATATCAAGCAGAAGGTCGCCGAATACGACCTGACAGCGGAAGAACTGGGTTTTACGAGCATGCGTGCAACGGCACGCAAAACGGCTTCGGTAGCCAAGTACCGCAACCCGAAAACCGGCGAGACGTGGAGCGGCCGTGGCCGCTCGCCTGGCTGGCTCGCGGGCAAGAATCGCGAGCGCTTTCTGATCGAAGGCTGA
- a CDS encoding helix-turn-helix transcriptional regulator, producing MAARTRLNSRSSEDAAIQHCSPYLPGRFQASNRPSRCNIRPTTSNFLYMPRRCVSARERFAASVTLIREGQGMSGDELARIAGVSRNTVYLIENTSSNVQLGTVCKLARALQTDPSAFFSNDQYRAPTELRLGNLQMVVARNVRAHRVRQEISQNQMNRDLAMAPGYLGVIERKAPDLSLDVLEKIAFYLACPLDEMLLDSKRRLIR from the coding sequence ATGGCTGCGAGAACGAGACTAAACAGTCGCTCGTCGGAAGATGCTGCAATACAGCACTGTTCCCCATACCTGCCTGGCAGATTCCAAGCATCAAATCGCCCGTCGCGGTGTAACATTCGCCCGACAACCTCTAATTTTCTATATATGCCTCGTCGATGCGTATCGGCTCGGGAGCGCTTTGCCGCGTCCGTAACTTTGATAAGGGAAGGCCAAGGGATGTCAGGGGATGAACTTGCGCGAATTGCTGGTGTTAGCCGCAACACGGTTTATCTCATTGAAAACACATCCTCGAACGTTCAGTTAGGAACCGTGTGTAAGCTGGCAAGAGCCCTGCAGACGGATCCAAGCGCGTTCTTTTCAAATGACCAGTATCGGGCGCCGACGGAGCTAAGGCTTGGAAATTTACAGATGGTCGTCGCACGAAATGTTCGCGCGCATCGCGTCCGACAGGAAATTTCCCAGAACCAGATGAACAGAGACCTAGCAATGGCACCCGGATACCTAGGGGTGATTGAGCGTAAAGCGCCGGACCTTTCGCTCGACGTTCTCGAGAAAATCGCCTTCTATTTGGCGTGCCCACTGGATGAGATGTTACTTGACTCAAAAAGGCGGCTGATACGATGA
- a CDS encoding MFS transporter, with the protein MSNQDSQAATLDLAPTLPSAAASAVHGPIPLDDVPLNAFHVKIAGLTFGAHFTEGFALGTIGYALASLNRQMPLDAFWMGMIGSSALMGIFVGSLVFGWLSDRLGRQKIFLLSFLIIAAAAFAQFYVSSPFELCLLRVLIGFGMGGDFAVGHAILAEFSPRKHRGTLLGSFSVVWTIGYVVANVLGMQYADASPDAWRWLLASAGIPALIVLILRMGTPESPRWLHGKGRVAEAKAIVLKHFGPNVTLNDGNDEHAHMPGGFMRLFKKDLIRRTIFNCAFFVCLVIPYFAIYTFLPTILKAIHLDNNSSTDFLLNGFLVLGALIGIWLTIKLSRRAFLIGSFAVTCMSLVALSLLPESATLAMIVAFAIFTLTMSAFSNLVGVFPPECFPTEVRACGVGLAIACSRLGSAVGTFLLPLGILHLGFHATMMVLAVVLLIGMVVSIAWAPETKHLTLNEASGA; encoded by the coding sequence GTGAGCAATCAGGATAGCCAGGCGGCCACTCTCGACCTCGCCCCCACTTTGCCGTCCGCCGCAGCGTCGGCCGTGCACGGCCCCATTCCTCTCGACGACGTTCCGCTGAACGCGTTCCACGTCAAGATCGCCGGGCTGACGTTCGGTGCCCACTTTACTGAAGGATTCGCACTCGGCACGATCGGCTATGCGCTGGCGTCGCTGAATCGCCAGATGCCGCTCGACGCGTTCTGGATGGGCATGATCGGCAGTTCCGCGCTGATGGGCATCTTTGTCGGCAGCCTGGTGTTCGGCTGGCTGTCGGATCGCCTGGGACGACAGAAGATCTTTCTGCTGAGCTTCCTGATCATCGCCGCGGCGGCGTTTGCGCAGTTCTACGTGAGTTCGCCATTCGAGTTGTGTCTGTTGCGGGTGTTGATCGGCTTCGGCATGGGCGGCGATTTCGCGGTCGGGCATGCGATCCTCGCCGAATTCTCGCCACGCAAACATCGCGGCACCTTGCTCGGGTCGTTCAGCGTGGTGTGGACCATCGGCTATGTGGTGGCCAACGTGCTCGGCATGCAGTATGCGGACGCGTCGCCCGATGCATGGCGGTGGCTGCTTGCGTCGGCCGGCATTCCGGCGCTGATCGTGCTGATTTTGCGTATGGGCACGCCTGAATCGCCGCGCTGGCTGCATGGCAAGGGACGCGTTGCTGAAGCCAAAGCGATCGTTCTCAAACACTTCGGCCCCAACGTGACACTGAACGACGGCAACGATGAACACGCGCACATGCCTGGTGGCTTCATGCGCCTGTTCAAGAAAGACCTGATCCGCAGAACGATCTTCAATTGCGCGTTCTTTGTGTGCCTCGTGATTCCCTATTTCGCGATCTACACGTTTTTGCCCACCATTCTTAAAGCGATCCATTTGGACAACAACTCCAGCACGGATTTTCTGTTGAACGGATTCCTCGTGCTTGGTGCGCTGATCGGCATCTGGCTCACCATTAAGTTATCGCGCCGTGCGTTTCTGATTGGCTCGTTCGCAGTGACATGTATGTCGCTGGTTGCGTTGAGCTTGCTGCCGGAGTCCGCAACGCTCGCGATGATCGTCGCATTCGCGATCTTCACGCTGACGATGTCCGCGTTCTCGAACCTTGTTGGCGTGTTCCCTCCGGAGTGTTTTCCGACCGAGGTGCGCGCGTGCGGCGTCGGGTTGGCGATTGCGTGCAGCCGTCTTGGTTCGGCGGTCGGTACGTTTTTGTTGCCGCTCGGCATCCTCCACCTGGGCTTTCACGCGACGATGATGGTGCTGGCTGTTGTACTGCTGATCGGCATGGTAGTGTCGATTGCATGGGCGCCTGAAACGAAGCATCTGACCTTGAACGAAGCCAGCGGCGCGTAG
- a CDS encoding AbrB/MazE/SpoVT family DNA-binding domain-containing protein — protein MAESRLTTRGRTTVPAGVRKALGVKPGTRLVWHVMPDGNVLVRAKSKPLLELAGTVESPVQGVTIEDMKAWLR, from the coding sequence ATGGCTGAATCGCGACTGACAACTAGAGGCCGTACCACCGTGCCTGCCGGGGTCAGGAAAGCGTTAGGCGTGAAGCCGGGCACGCGGCTGGTGTGGCATGTCATGCCCGATGGCAACGTCCTGGTACGGGCAAAATCGAAGCCGCTTCTGGAGCTCGCTGGAACCGTGGAATCCCCGGTCCAAGGGGTTACCATCGAGGACATGAAAGCGTGGCTACGGTAA
- a CDS encoding DNA adenine methylase gives MHVHPISKAALPGRPFLKWVGGKSRILQQIVPRLPHGRRLIEPFVGGGAVFLGTGFEEYLLNDSNVHLIELYRAVSERPIEFMNLASSFFVDDNRSSSRYIELRTQFNCEPDSLTRAALFLYLNRHGFNGLCRYNKRGKLNVPYGHPVRVPRFPREGILNFVEKARKATFVNDDFAAVMRRAVLGDVVYCDPPYVDPDGARSFTAYGPAGFGMDRQQELAELARELRGAGVPVVISNHDCSAARELYAGAKIFTFAARRSISADGTRRGDAGELLAVFEA, from the coding sequence ATGCACGTACATCCAATCTCAAAAGCGGCGCTACCTGGTAGGCCATTCCTCAAGTGGGTCGGGGGCAAGTCCCGCATTCTTCAACAAATCGTTCCGCGACTTCCGCACGGCCGTCGGCTTATTGAACCGTTCGTCGGTGGTGGCGCTGTGTTCTTGGGGACCGGGTTCGAGGAGTACCTGCTCAACGACAGCAACGTCCATCTTATTGAACTGTATCGGGCCGTGTCGGAACGGCCGATCGAGTTCATGAACCTCGCGTCCTCGTTCTTCGTCGACGATAACCGTTCGTCGAGTCGATACATCGAACTGCGTACCCAATTCAATTGCGAGCCAGACAGCCTGACCCGAGCAGCGCTATTTCTCTATCTGAACCGGCACGGTTTTAACGGGTTGTGTCGGTATAACAAACGTGGCAAGTTAAACGTGCCGTACGGACATCCGGTACGCGTTCCCCGATTTCCTCGAGAGGGAATCCTGAATTTTGTCGAGAAGGCGCGAAAGGCCACATTCGTCAATGACGATTTTGCGGCCGTTATGCGAAGGGCGGTACTAGGCGACGTCGTTTATTGCGACCCGCCGTATGTGGACCCTGACGGCGCCCGGAGTTTTACGGCGTACGGGCCGGCTGGTTTCGGCATGGACAGGCAACAGGAGCTCGCCGAGCTTGCCAGAGAGCTGAGAGGGGCGGGTGTGCCGGTTGTGATTTCGAATCACGACTGCTCGGCAGCACGGGAGTTATATGCGGGCGCGAAAATTTTCACGTTCGCAGCACGACGTTCCATCAGTGCTGACGGCACCCGGCGGGGCGATGCGGGGGAACTGCTAGCCGTATTCGAGGCGTAG
- a CDS encoding fimbrial protein, producing MKAILPALAIGGLLGLASFGASAADGTITINGSITDTTCSINGGEASKKIVLQPMTASSLSTMGATAGTSIPTDLAFTLTGCTGGATKAIANFENDTTVDPVSGNLKNTGGTAKNVQIQLLNAGMNPINITTNSNNKLADDGVAITGGDATLQYFARYFATGKAEAGSVNTSVQYTIQYQ from the coding sequence ATGAAAGCAATCCTCCCCGCACTCGCAATCGGCGGCCTGTTGGGTCTCGCATCGTTCGGCGCGAGCGCCGCAGACGGCACGATTACCATTAACGGTAGCATTACCGACACCACGTGCTCGATCAATGGCGGCGAAGCCAGCAAGAAGATCGTGCTGCAGCCCATGACGGCCAGTTCGTTGTCTACCATGGGCGCAACTGCCGGCACGTCGATCCCCACCGACCTGGCATTCACGCTGACCGGCTGCACGGGCGGCGCAACGAAGGCAATCGCCAACTTCGAAAACGACACCACGGTCGACCCGGTCAGCGGCAACCTGAAAAACACTGGCGGCACCGCAAAGAACGTGCAGATCCAGTTGCTGAACGCGGGCATGAACCCGATCAATATCACGACCAACTCGAACAACAAGCTGGCGGATGACGGCGTGGCGATCACTGGCGGTGATGCCACCCTGCAATACTTCGCGCGTTACTTCGCCACGGGCAAGGCCGAGGCCGGTTCCGTGAACACGTCAGTGCAATACACGATTCAGTATCAGTAA
- the fae gene encoding formaldehyde-activating enzyme — protein sequence MSVSTDNQLFIGEGFEGPGVNLAHINVLVGPRNGPAGQAFATALATPSAGHAPFVVIARPGVPTKPLTLYVNKAQIGSDFHGNATWGASQAGIAKAVAESLENGTLPPEAENDWVVVSANWVNPGTDDLDAVFENNYRACKNAILAAMKGLPHRDEVFAAARDVSNPFYTPKQR from the coding sequence ATGAGCGTATCGACGGACAACCAACTCTTTATCGGCGAAGGATTCGAAGGCCCCGGCGTCAACCTCGCGCACATCAACGTACTCGTCGGTCCGCGCAATGGGCCTGCGGGACAGGCCTTCGCCACCGCATTGGCTACTCCTTCTGCGGGGCATGCACCGTTTGTCGTGATCGCGAGGCCGGGCGTGCCGACCAAGCCGTTGACGCTGTATGTGAACAAGGCGCAGATCGGCAGCGACTTCCACGGCAACGCAACGTGGGGCGCCTCGCAGGCTGGTATTGCCAAGGCAGTGGCCGAGTCGCTGGAGAACGGCACGCTGCCGCCGGAAGCGGAAAACGATTGGGTGGTGGTGTCGGCGAACTGGGTCAATCCGGGCACCGACGATCTCGACGCCGTTTTCGAGAACAACTACCGCGCGTGCAAGAACGCGATTCTCGCGGCAATGAAGGGTCTGCCGCATCGCGACGAAGTGTTCGCCGCTGCGCGCGACGTATCGAACCCGTTCTATACCCCGAAACAACGTTAA
- a CDS encoding aldo/keto reductase produces the protein MEYICLGHSGLKVSRLCLGTMNMGTPQWKPWIFDEAQSEPIVRHALEAGVNFIDLADFYSTGVGEEVVGRILKRVARREEIVVTTKVGYDMGTYQNAGGHSRKHIMDGIDASLVRLGMDYVDIYMLHFFDVNTPVEETMGALNDIVCAGKARYIGVSTMYTWQFAKIMQVCERNGWHKPINMQLQLNLAYREEEREMIPYCQDQGIGVSVFSPLARGLLTCDPNSTRNQTDFFTAQMYGDPASLEIAASVARVAARRGVSAAQIAQAWVLNHGGVASMLVGADTPAQFDSALAALGTKLSADELFELERNYTPCDLINDYTAGKRIAREARLAQGVFVENLEKAA, from the coding sequence ATGGAATACATTTGCCTCGGCCACTCGGGCCTGAAGGTGTCGCGTCTGTGCCTCGGCACAATGAACATGGGCACGCCGCAATGGAAGCCGTGGATCTTCGACGAAGCGCAGAGCGAGCCGATCGTGCGCCACGCACTGGAAGCCGGTGTCAATTTCATCGACCTCGCCGATTTCTATTCGACCGGCGTGGGTGAAGAAGTGGTGGGCCGCATTTTGAAGCGCGTCGCGCGGCGTGAGGAGATTGTCGTGACGACCAAGGTCGGCTACGACATGGGCACGTATCAGAACGCCGGTGGCCATTCGCGCAAGCACATCATGGACGGTATCGACGCGTCGCTCGTGCGCCTCGGTATGGATTACGTCGATATCTACATGCTGCATTTCTTCGACGTGAATACGCCGGTCGAAGAAACGATGGGTGCGTTGAACGATATTGTGTGCGCGGGCAAGGCTCGCTACATCGGCGTATCGACGATGTACACGTGGCAGTTCGCGAAGATCATGCAAGTGTGCGAGCGAAACGGCTGGCATAAGCCCATCAACATGCAGTTGCAACTCAACCTGGCCTATCGCGAGGAAGAGCGCGAAATGATTCCGTACTGCCAGGATCAGGGCATCGGCGTGTCCGTGTTCAGTCCTTTGGCGCGTGGTTTGCTGACCTGCGATCCGAACTCGACGCGTAACCAGACCGATTTCTTCACCGCGCAAATGTACGGCGATCCGGCATCGCTTGAGATTGCCGCGTCGGTGGCGCGCGTGGCGGCGCGGCGCGGTGTGTCGGCGGCGCAGATTGCGCAAGCGTGGGTGCTCAATCATGGTGGCGTCGCCAGCATGCTGGTCGGCGCGGATACGCCGGCGCAATTCGACAGCGCGCTGGCCGCGCTGGGTACGAAGCTCTCCGCCGACGAACTGTTCGAACTCGAACGCAATTACACACCGTGCGATCTGATTAACGACTACACCGCGGGAAAACGCATCGCTCGCGAAGCGCGGCTTGCGCAAGGCGTGTTTGTCGAGAACCTGGAGAAGGCAGCGTGA